In a genomic window of Streptomyces sp. BHT-5-2:
- a CDS encoding DUF6531 domain-containing protein, translating to MTTPEPLFHRPLVELLGRHAGYAFVGDGVQTAVGNHTRAEVDLPAASELLTWGRTYNSRDDRTGVLGRGWSQWFGTRLDVPATGPVVLHDRDGRALPFHPLPEGGYRRPQDIDADLFQEESGAFVLRHFSGRTWRFHPSGRLAAVADDGESVAVEHDADERVHTVTHSAGARLEFAYHADGTLARVAADDGRTVSYAYEHGDDEGDARLCAVTGADGAVTRYHGDGAGRLVRVTDPDGVVTVVNHYDAAGRIVHQDLAGAGGIGLAYDDASGETVVTDRPTGARTAFRHDAAARVVRVTDPLDGTTTLAYDAEGRFTEGSTPGGTTVRREYDDAGNVIANSWGGAATRWTYDRRHRVTGVTDPAGLLTTYTYDGDGHLPATATDPSGAVTRNTVRDGLITARQEPDGGRWRYDYDRRRGLIARTDPTGAVTRYTVDRAGRRTAETDPVGRRTGYAYDAAGRPTAVTGPDGGTTRYHYSAAGRLTETVDPAGTRTARSYDDAGRLAADTDALGGRTAYDYDEAGNLASITDPAGARTTVESDLLGRITGVVDPLGTAVRYDYDADGNTVSRHGPYGTTTTDYDPRGNPLSVTDPTGATTHHAYDALDRPVAYTDATGATWHTHYDDRHRTVTVTDPHGAVTARELSAGGRTRVHTDPIGGRTEYHYDAAGRLVDRVDPEGGHTRFDYDGAGRRLAVTTPAGLVTRFTYEDGRLVAVTDPRGWITRYRYDAAGRRTEVITPGGAGTRFGHDAAGRLISRTDSRGGITRYYYDAVGDLTAITDAKGARHTFTHDAAGRRTSATDPLGRTTRRELDAAGNLVGLVEPSGRTQRLEYDAAGRLLRRSAQDGTEVRYAYDAAGRRTRMTDRTGTTRYTYDTTGRLLTVTDPDGGVLTAAYDAAGRRTRWQYPDGAEVHYRYDLCGRLTGLRDSQAGEAVYAVDPDGRLLTEQLPGRWARRYHYDGGLLSRFAEIRAGVPVTDTTLTRDADGRIVADATNGVHRAYGYDIAGQLVSVHTSGAATGETHLAYDLVGNRTDLVHDGAQTRYLYDVADQLVAVEHAGRRVEYTYDPSGRLLGENDGDRRLALGYDGLGLLREATRTRPWAREQTRLTFNGDGLLTTFALATGDDDAPSSTVDYRWSVGDRLPQILGQRVRTQVPEADDTAPVGRDLASARFTYGHGRTFATAAHGSATFARDAYGSTLRTEETRPWTQSESYDPFGGPPGSRPDRAPRLAPHLPAFGYRGELAHGGALYLRARIHDTTVGRFTTPDPVALVGASSQANNPYAYVGNDPMNQVDPNGTWAFTDLVGGALGAVVPAGLTDCANCAGDPGNDITRHWKCFQGKGCLRVRGYFSEGALNAEPGSLKGLYYTRRPERAAHALTLHELNSRREGGWDSFWGKVFGYTTVSPRVDWEVGDRQSPRFRVDITTEEHRIFEVKRWDGPATTAEVATQLAGYVTLVAARYGMVFQPSDELKDWADGFDVTTGFWSWVRTPFTDSTVYVWGLDNPPGHIYFAQDDKARDKVRTKADEKHGVGGIPAAPPIEIPGVPDAPAPVEPPILVP from the coding sequence GTGACGACACCGGAGCCGTTATTCCACCGCCCGCTCGTTGAACTCCTCGGCCGACATGCCGGATACGCCTTCGTCGGCGACGGTGTGCAGACGGCCGTCGGCAACCACACCAGGGCGGAGGTGGACCTGCCGGCCGCGAGCGAACTCCTGACGTGGGGGCGCACCTACAACTCGCGGGACGACCGCACCGGCGTCCTGGGCCGCGGCTGGAGTCAGTGGTTCGGGACGAGACTGGACGTACCGGCGACCGGGCCGGTGGTGCTGCACGACCGGGACGGCCGGGCGCTGCCCTTCCACCCGCTGCCCGAGGGCGGCTACCGCAGACCGCAGGACATCGACGCCGACCTCTTCCAGGAGGAGTCCGGCGCCTTCGTGCTGCGCCACTTCTCCGGCCGGACCTGGCGTTTCCATCCTTCGGGACGACTGGCGGCGGTCGCCGACGACGGGGAGAGCGTCGCGGTGGAGCACGACGCCGACGAACGCGTGCACACGGTGACGCACTCGGCCGGTGCGCGACTGGAGTTCGCCTACCACGCCGACGGCACGCTGGCCCGGGTGGCCGCCGACGACGGGCGCACGGTCTCCTACGCGTACGAGCACGGGGACGACGAGGGCGACGCCCGGCTGTGCGCGGTCACCGGCGCGGACGGCGCGGTGACCCGCTACCACGGTGACGGTGCCGGCCGGCTGGTCCGGGTGACCGACCCCGACGGCGTGGTCACCGTCGTCAACCACTACGACGCCGCCGGCCGCATCGTCCACCAGGACCTCGCCGGAGCCGGCGGAATCGGCCTGGCCTACGACGACGCCTCCGGCGAGACCGTGGTCACCGACCGCCCGACCGGCGCGCGGACCGCGTTCCGGCACGACGCCGCCGCCCGGGTCGTACGGGTCACCGACCCGCTCGACGGCACCACCACGCTGGCCTACGACGCCGAGGGCCGCTTCACCGAAGGCAGCACACCCGGCGGCACGACGGTGCGGCGCGAATACGACGACGCGGGCAACGTGATCGCCAACTCCTGGGGCGGGGCCGCCACGCGCTGGACCTACGACCGGCGGCACCGGGTCACCGGCGTCACCGACCCGGCCGGTCTGCTGACCACCTACACCTATGACGGCGACGGTCACCTCCCGGCCACCGCCACCGACCCGTCCGGCGCGGTCACCCGCAACACCGTGCGCGACGGACTGATCACCGCCCGGCAGGAACCGGACGGCGGCCGGTGGCGCTACGACTACGACCGGCGGCGCGGCCTGATCGCCCGCACCGACCCCACCGGCGCGGTGACCCGCTACACCGTGGACCGCGCGGGCCGGCGGACCGCCGAGACCGACCCGGTCGGCCGGCGGACCGGCTACGCGTACGACGCCGCCGGGCGACCGACCGCCGTCACCGGCCCGGACGGCGGCACCACCCGGTACCACTACTCGGCCGCCGGCCGGCTCACCGAGACCGTCGACCCCGCGGGCACCCGCACCGCCCGCTCCTACGACGACGCCGGCCGCCTGGCGGCGGACACCGACGCGCTGGGCGGACGGACCGCGTACGACTACGACGAGGCCGGCAACCTCGCCTCGATCACCGACCCGGCCGGGGCCCGGACCACCGTCGAGTCCGACCTGCTGGGCAGGATCACCGGCGTCGTCGACCCGCTCGGCACGGCCGTCCGCTACGACTACGACGCGGACGGCAACACCGTCTCCCGGCACGGCCCGTACGGCACCACCACGACCGACTACGACCCGCGGGGCAACCCGCTGTCGGTCACCGACCCGACCGGTGCAACCACCCACCACGCCTACGACGCCCTGGACCGTCCGGTGGCCTACACCGACGCCACCGGCGCGACCTGGCACACGCACTACGACGACAGGCACCGCACCGTCACCGTCACCGACCCCCACGGAGCCGTCACCGCAAGGGAGTTGAGCGCGGGCGGGCGGACGAGGGTGCACACCGACCCGATCGGCGGGCGCACCGAGTACCACTACGACGCGGCCGGCCGGCTGGTCGACCGCGTCGACCCGGAGGGCGGTCACACCCGGTTCGACTACGACGGGGCCGGGCGCCGGCTCGCGGTGACCACCCCCGCGGGGCTGGTGACCCGGTTCACGTACGAGGACGGCCGCCTCGTCGCGGTGACCGACCCGCGCGGCTGGATCACCCGCTACCGCTACGACGCGGCGGGCCGCCGCACCGAGGTGATCACCCCGGGCGGCGCCGGTACCCGCTTCGGCCACGACGCGGCCGGCCGGCTGATCAGCCGCACCGACAGCCGCGGCGGCATCACCCGCTACTACTACGACGCGGTCGGCGACCTGACCGCGATCACCGACGCCAAGGGCGCCCGCCACACCTTCACCCACGACGCGGCCGGCCGCCGCACCTCCGCCACCGATCCGCTCGGGCGCACCACCCGCCGCGAACTCGACGCCGCCGGCAACCTGGTGGGCCTCGTGGAACCCTCCGGCCGGACCCAGCGGCTGGAGTACGACGCGGCGGGCCGCCTGCTGCGCCGCTCCGCGCAGGACGGCACCGAGGTGCGGTACGCCTACGACGCGGCCGGCCGCCGCACCCGCATGACCGACCGGACCGGCACCACCCGGTACACCTACGACACGACGGGCCGGCTGCTGACCGTCACCGACCCGGACGGCGGGGTGCTCACCGCCGCCTACGACGCCGCCGGCCGGCGGACCCGCTGGCAGTATCCGGACGGCGCCGAGGTGCACTACCGCTACGACCTGTGCGGGCGGCTGACCGGTCTGCGCGACTCCCAGGCCGGCGAGGCCGTCTACGCCGTCGACCCCGACGGCCGGCTGCTGACCGAACAGCTCCCCGGCCGCTGGGCCCGCCGCTACCACTACGACGGCGGGCTGCTGTCCCGTTTCGCCGAGATCCGGGCCGGCGTGCCGGTCACCGACACCACGCTGACCCGCGACGCCGACGGCCGGATCGTCGCCGACGCCACCAACGGCGTCCACCGCGCCTACGGCTACGACATCGCCGGGCAGCTCGTCTCGGTGCACACCAGCGGCGCGGCCACCGGCGAGACCCACCTCGCCTACGACCTCGTCGGCAACCGCACCGACCTCGTCCACGACGGCGCGCAGACCCGCTACCTCTACGACGTCGCCGACCAGCTCGTCGCGGTCGAACACGCCGGCCGGCGGGTGGAGTACACCTACGACCCGTCCGGGCGGCTGCTCGGCGAGAACGACGGCGACCGGCGGCTGGCCCTCGGCTACGACGGGCTCGGCCTGCTGCGCGAGGCCACCCGCACCCGGCCGTGGGCCCGCGAGCAGACCCGGCTGACCTTCAACGGCGACGGGCTGCTCACCACGTTCGCGCTGGCCACCGGCGACGACGACGCCCCGTCGAGCACCGTGGACTACCGGTGGAGCGTCGGCGACCGGCTGCCGCAGATCCTCGGCCAGCGCGTGCGCACCCAGGTGCCGGAGGCGGACGACACCGCACCGGTCGGCCGCGACCTGGCCAGCGCCCGGTTCACCTACGGCCACGGGCGGACGTTCGCCACCGCCGCGCACGGCTCGGCCACCTTCGCCCGGGACGCCTACGGCTCGACGCTGCGCACCGAGGAGACCCGCCCCTGGACACAGAGCGAGAGTTACGACCCGTTCGGCGGCCCGCCCGGATCCCGGCCGGACCGGGCGCCACGGCTCGCGCCACACCTGCCGGCCTTCGGCTACCGCGGCGAACTGGCCCACGGCGGAGCGCTGTACCTGCGGGCGCGGATCCACGACACCACCGTGGGCCGGTTCACCACCCCCGACCCGGTGGCGCTGGTCGGTGCGAGCAGCCAGGCCAACAACCCCTACGCCTACGTGGGCAACGACCCGATGAACCAGGTCGACCCGAACGGCACCTGGGCGTTCACCGACCTGGTGGGTGGCGCGCTGGGCGCGGTGGTGCCGGCCGGCCTGACCGACTGCGCCAACTGTGCCGGCGACCCGGGCAACGACATCACCCGGCACTGGAAGTGCTTCCAGGGCAAGGGCTGTCTGCGGGTCCGCGGCTACTTCTCGGAGGGCGCGCTCAACGCCGAACCCGGCTCGCTCAAGGGCCTGTACTACACCCGCCGCCCGGAGCGCGCCGCACACGCCCTGACCCTGCACGAGCTCAACAGCCGCCGGGAGGGCGGCTGGGACTCCTTCTGGGGCAAGGTCTTCGGCTACACCACGGTCAGCCCCCGGGTCGACTGGGAGGTGGGCGACCGCCAGTCGCCCCGCTTCCGCGTCGACATCACCACCGAGGAACACCGCATCTTCGAGGTCAAACGCTGGGACGGCCCGGCGACCACGGCCGAGGTCGCCACCCAGCTCGCCGGGTACGTCACCCTCGTCGCCGCGCGATACGGGATGGTCTTCCAGCCCAGCGACGAGCTGAAGGACTGGGCCGACGGCTTCGACGTCACCACCGGCTTCTGGTCGTGGGTGCGCACCCCGTTCACCGACTCCACGGTGTACGTGTGGGGCCTCGACAATCCACCCGGGCACATCTACTTCGCGCAGGACGACAAGGCCCGCGACAAGGTCAGGACGAAGGCGGACGAGAAGCACGGAGTGGGCGGCATACCGGCGGCCCCGCCGATCGAGATCCCCGGCGTGCCGGACGCCCCCGCCCCGGTGGAGCCACCGATCCTGGTGCCATGA
- a CDS encoding phosphotransferase enzyme family protein, which translates to MVIDADELVHVLGLWGRPVTSVKRLAGGWNSTSWLVRGASGDRHTLHVAKLADSADGDAFRSGLRVAGAAAVRGFPSGAPVPTVDGRLTVDVPEGVLGLLRYVPGRSPSATSEADLRRVGSTLARAQLAVREAAECVSEQHRWPWAWADVCLREVPMAPGVRAAAARALDEARAVTARSSPRMGVVHGDPGLDAFRLCAGSVRDDGLIDWGAAMEAPLLYDLASFGVMTRGTPRALLPCLEGYRLRALEVGGELRHFDALVRLRWVCHVLYFASRLARGIVRGAASGAENEERLAEAYASLRGDGNGAPDVLSPGR; encoded by the coding sequence GTGGTCATCGACGCTGATGAATTGGTGCACGTGCTCGGTCTGTGGGGCAGGCCCGTGACGTCGGTGAAGAGGCTTGCCGGCGGTTGGAACTCGACCAGTTGGCTGGTCCGAGGGGCCTCCGGAGACCGGCACACGCTGCACGTCGCCAAACTGGCCGACTCGGCGGATGGTGACGCGTTCCGCAGCGGGTTGCGGGTGGCGGGCGCTGCCGCTGTGCGTGGATTCCCGAGTGGCGCACCTGTTCCCACGGTCGACGGCCGGCTGACCGTCGATGTGCCGGAGGGCGTGCTCGGCTTGCTCCGGTACGTTCCCGGACGGTCGCCGTCGGCGACGTCGGAGGCGGACCTGCGACGCGTGGGGAGCACCCTGGCCCGGGCCCAACTCGCGGTCAGGGAAGCGGCAGAGTGCGTGAGCGAGCAGCACAGGTGGCCGTGGGCGTGGGCCGATGTCTGTTTGCGGGAGGTGCCCATGGCGCCCGGGGTTCGCGCGGCGGCGGCGCGTGCCCTGGACGAGGCCCGGGCGGTCACCGCGCGTTCTTCACCGCGGATGGGAGTGGTGCACGGGGATCCGGGGCTGGACGCCTTCCGTTTGTGTGCCGGGTCCGTCCGCGACGATGGCCTCATCGACTGGGGCGCCGCGATGGAGGCACCCCTCCTTTACGACCTGGCGAGTTTCGGGGTGATGACTCGGGGGACGCCGAGAGCACTGTTGCCGTGCCTGGAGGGCTATCGGCTCCGTGCCCTCGAAGTCGGCGGAGAGCTGCGCCATTTCGACGCCTTGGTCAGACTGCGATGGGTGTGCCACGTGCTCTACTTCGCGTCTCGCCTGGCGCGGGGGATCGTTCGCGGTGCCGCGTCCGGGGCGGAGAACGAAGAACGGCTGGCCGAGGCGTATGCGAGCCTGAGGGGTGACGGCAACGGCGCTCCCGACGTCCTCAGCCCCGGCCGGTGA
- a CDS encoding HAD family hydrolase yields MAVRAKGKLAIFGTVGALAAAVFAGSALWPGGSEAEAAGSASRVASVELKHWPAPVAEKLGKVITDHGHQGAYAVFDADNTTYRNDLEEALLPFLEQKGVLTRKTMNPSLKVIPFKDTATHKESLYSYYNRLCEVDDQVCYPWAAQIFSGFTLKQLKGYVDELMAYGKPIPAEYYDGGKLTRTEVQPPRPTPGMQELYKALRSHGIEVYVVSAASEDLVRMVLSDPRYGYDVKPQNVLGVSMLLKDRRTGEVTSSRKEIAAGRFDPKKLAGHELTPTLWAPLTWYEGKPAAINTYIDQWKKPILAAGDTPKSDGPMLFHSTDVEHGGVRVWVNRKDSSMKELDEMKRSNAERQKELGQKVTADKRWLTVTPAQIS; encoded by the coding sequence ATGGCAGTACGAGCAAAAGGCAAGCTTGCGATCTTCGGCACCGTGGGGGCGCTGGCCGCCGCGGTCTTCGCGGGCAGTGCTCTGTGGCCGGGCGGCAGCGAGGCCGAAGCCGCCGGGTCGGCGTCGCGGGTCGCGTCGGTGGAGCTGAAGCACTGGCCCGCGCCCGTGGCCGAGAAGCTCGGCAAGGTCATCACGGACCACGGCCACCAGGGCGCGTACGCGGTCTTCGACGCGGACAACACCACGTACCGCAACGACCTGGAGGAGGCCCTGCTCCCCTTCCTGGAGCAGAAGGGCGTCCTGACCCGCAAGACCATGAACCCGTCCCTGAAGGTCATCCCCTTCAAGGACACGGCGACCCACAAGGAGAGCCTCTACAGCTACTACAACCGCCTGTGCGAGGTGGACGACCAGGTCTGCTACCCCTGGGCGGCGCAGATCTTCTCGGGCTTCACGCTGAAGCAGCTCAAGGGGTACGTCGACGAGCTCATGGCGTACGGGAAGCCGATACCCGCCGAGTACTACGACGGCGGCAAGCTGACCAGGACCGAGGTGCAGCCTCCCCGCCCCACCCCGGGCATGCAGGAGCTCTACAAGGCGCTGCGCAGCCACGGCATCGAGGTGTACGTGGTGAGCGCGGCCTCCGAGGACCTGGTGCGGATGGTCCTGAGCGACCCCAGGTACGGCTACGACGTGAAGCCGCAGAACGTCCTCGGCGTCTCCATGCTGCTCAAGGACCGCAGGACGGGCGAGGTGACCAGTTCCCGCAAGGAGATCGCGGCCGGCCGCTTCGACCCGAAGAAGCTCGCCGGCCATGAGCTGACGCCGACCCTCTGGGCCCCGCTGACCTGGTACGAAGGCAAGCCGGCGGCGATCAACACCTACATCGACCAGTGGAAGAAGCCGATCCTGGCGGCGGGCGACACCCCCAAGAGCGACGGCCCGATGCTCTTCCACTCCACCGATGTGGAGCACGGCGGGGTCCGGGTCTGGGTGAACCGCAAGGACAGCTCCATGAAGGAGCTCGACGAGATGAAGCGCTCCAACGCCGAGCGGCAGAAGGAGCTGGGGCAGAAGGTCACCGCGGACAAGCGCTGGCTGACGGTGACACCGGCGCAGATCAGCTGA
- a CDS encoding LysE family translocator: MVSTESLLGFAAMSLLVIAIPGPSVLFVIGRALAHGRRTALATVLGNLLGSYVLVLAVAWGLGALVETSAAVFTGVKLAGAAYLVYLGVQAFRHRKDLRAADLDAPTAERRSDLRTVLDGAFVGATNPKGIVFFAAVLPQFVNPSAGQVPFQMMELGLIPVAIGLVTDTLWGLGASAARSWFARSDRRLSKVGGAGGLAMIGLGVTVAATGRAD; encoded by the coding sequence ATGGTGTCCACGGAGAGCCTGTTGGGGTTCGCGGCGATGTCGCTGCTGGTGATCGCGATTCCGGGGCCGAGCGTGTTGTTCGTGATCGGCCGGGCCCTGGCACACGGCCGGCGCACGGCGCTGGCGACGGTCCTCGGCAACCTGCTCGGCTCCTACGTCCTGGTGCTCGCGGTGGCATGGGGCCTCGGGGCGCTGGTGGAGACCTCGGCGGCAGTGTTCACGGGCGTGAAACTGGCCGGTGCGGCGTATCTGGTGTACCTGGGCGTGCAGGCGTTCCGGCACCGCAAGGACCTGCGCGCGGCGGACCTGGACGCGCCGACGGCTGAGCGGCGCAGCGATCTGCGTACCGTCCTGGACGGTGCTTTCGTGGGTGCCACCAACCCGAAGGGCATCGTCTTCTTCGCAGCGGTGCTCCCCCAGTTCGTGAACCCCTCGGCCGGCCAAGTGCCCTTCCAGATGATGGAGTTGGGGCTGATTCCGGTGGCCATCGGCCTGGTCACGGACACTCTCTGGGGCCTGGGCGCCTCGGCGGCCCGTTCCTGGTTCGCCCGCTCGGACCGCCGTCTGTCGAAGGTGGGCGGGGCGGGCGGGCTGGCCATGATCGGCCTGGGTGTGACGGTGGCGGCGACGGGCCGCGCCGATTAG
- a CDS encoding DEAD/DEAH box helicase gives MARRSQKSNRRTASSPSAASSPREFRLPESTTPALPAVEDFAGLDMPPALLKTLTAQGVTTPFPIQAATLPNSLAGRDLLGRGRTGSGKTLAFGLAMLARTAGLRAESKAPLALVLVPTRELAQQVTDALTPYATAVNLRLATVVGGLSLTKQATTLRRGAEVLVATPGRLNDLVERGDCVLDDVRITVLDEADQMTDMGFLPQITKLIQQVRADGQRMLFSATLDGNIDRLVQRFLTDPVVHSVDPSAGAVSTMEHHVFHVLDDTDKKAVVTRIAARDGRVMLFLDTKRSADRLAKRLLAVGVRAAALHGGRSQPQRTRTLEQFKNGQVTALVATNVAARGIHIDDLDLVVNVDPPTDHKDYLHRGGRTARAGGSGSVITLVLPEQKRDVTRLMSHAGIRPRTAKMRSSDAELATLTGAREPSGVAVTIEVPQQAAPAASRPPRKAGAEAGRRQSRRRRTGGGGAASATTATGQGGQRSDRRTAAGTTTGGGSGTGGRGSAHRGRAGKATGGAGRTGGRNPERRGGRRGPAA, from the coding sequence ATGGCCCGTAGGTCCCAGAAGTCGAACCGGCGCACCGCGTCCTCGCCGTCCGCCGCATCGTCGCCGAGGGAGTTCCGGCTGCCGGAAAGCACGACGCCCGCACTTCCCGCCGTCGAGGACTTCGCCGGTCTGGACATGCCACCGGCGCTGCTGAAGACCCTCACCGCACAGGGTGTGACCACTCCGTTCCCCATCCAGGCCGCCACGCTGCCCAACTCGCTGGCCGGCCGCGACCTGCTGGGACGGGGCCGCACCGGTTCCGGCAAGACCCTGGCGTTCGGGCTGGCGATGCTGGCCCGCACGGCCGGACTGCGCGCGGAGTCCAAGGCACCGCTGGCCCTCGTTCTGGTACCCACCCGCGAACTCGCCCAGCAGGTGACGGACGCGCTGACCCCTTACGCGACGGCGGTGAACCTCCGGCTGGCCACCGTGGTCGGCGGACTCTCCCTCACCAAGCAGGCCACCACGCTCCGCCGCGGGGCCGAGGTGCTCGTGGCGACCCCGGGCCGGCTCAACGACCTGGTGGAACGCGGGGACTGTGTGCTCGACGACGTCCGCATCACGGTGCTGGACGAAGCCGACCAGATGACCGACATGGGCTTCCTGCCGCAGATCACCAAGCTGATCCAGCAGGTGAGGGCCGACGGGCAGCGCATGCTGTTCTCCGCCACGCTCGACGGCAACATCGACCGCCTGGTGCAGCGGTTCCTGACCGACCCCGTGGTGCACTCCGTGGACCCGTCGGCGGGAGCGGTGAGCACCATGGAGCACCACGTGTTCCATGTCCTGGACGACACCGACAAGAAGGCCGTCGTCACGCGCATCGCGGCCCGTGACGGCCGGGTCATGCTCTTCCTCGACACCAAGAGGTCCGCGGACCGGCTCGCCAAGCGGCTCCTGGCCGTCGGTGTCCGGGCGGCGGCGCTGCACGGGGGCCGTTCCCAGCCGCAGCGCACCCGGACCCTGGAGCAGTTCAAGAACGGCCAGGTCACCGCGCTGGTCGCGACGAACGTCGCGGCCCGGGGCATCCACATCGACGACCTCGACCTCGTGGTGAACGTCGATCCCCCCACCGATCACAAGGACTACCTCCACCGCGGCGGCCGCACGGCCCGGGCCGGCGGTTCCGGCAGCGTGATCACGCTGGTCCTGCCCGAGCAGAAGAGGGACGTCACCCGGCTCATGTCCCATGCGGGCATCCGCCCGCGGACGGCCAAGATGAGGTCGAGCGACGCGGAGCTGGCCACCCTCACCGGTGCGCGCGAGCCGTCCGGTGTGGCCGTCACCATCGAGGTCCCCCAGCAGGCGGCACCGGCGGCGTCCCGCCCGCCGCGGAAGGCCGGCGCCGAAGCCGGCAGGCGGCAGTCCCGCCGACGCCGCACGGGCGGCGGGGGCGCGGCCTCGGCCACCACTGCCACCGGGCAGGGGGGCCAGCGCTCGGACCGCCGGACGGCGGCCGGTACCACCACCGGCGGCGGCTCCGGTACGGGCGGGCGCGGCTCCGCCCACCGGGGAAGGGCCGGCAAGGCCACCGGCGGAGCCGGCCGCACGGGCGGCCGCAACCCCGAGCGCCGGGGCGGCCGCCGCGGCCCCGCGGCCTAG
- a CDS encoding SOS response-associated peptidase: MCGRFVATRSPQSLAGLFHVTQWDPADLVAPSWNVAPTDDVWTVLERLDRDTGAVERQLRALRWGLVPSWAKSLSVGAKMINARVETVHEKPAYRRAFTRRRCLLPADGFYEWQVLPPAEGAKAKPRKQPYFISPEDGQVMALAGLYEFWRDPGVASDDDPAAWRATCTIITTEATDAAGRIHPRMPLAIAPDHYDEWLDPAHHDSDELRALLTTPADGNLDALAVGTAVNSVRNNGPHLLDPALPQDLPGG; the protein is encoded by the coding sequence ATGTGCGGTCGATTCGTGGCTACCCGCAGCCCGCAGAGCCTGGCCGGTCTCTTCCACGTCACCCAGTGGGATCCGGCGGACCTCGTCGCGCCGAGTTGGAACGTGGCACCCACCGACGACGTGTGGACGGTGCTGGAACGCCTGGACCGCGACACCGGAGCCGTGGAGCGGCAGTTGCGGGCGCTGCGGTGGGGGCTGGTGCCGTCGTGGGCGAAGAGCCTGAGCGTCGGCGCGAAGATGATCAATGCGCGGGTGGAGACGGTGCACGAGAAGCCCGCCTACCGCCGCGCTTTCACCAGGCGACGCTGTCTGCTGCCCGCGGACGGCTTCTACGAGTGGCAGGTGCTGCCGCCCGCCGAGGGCGCCAAGGCGAAGCCCCGGAAGCAGCCGTACTTCATCAGCCCCGAGGACGGGCAGGTCATGGCGCTGGCCGGCCTGTACGAGTTCTGGCGCGACCCCGGCGTGGCATCGGACGACGACCCGGCGGCATGGCGGGCCACCTGCACCATCATCACCACCGAGGCCACCGACGCCGCCGGCCGTATCCACCCGCGCATGCCGTTGGCCATCGCACCGGATCACTACGACGAGTGGCTGGACCCGGCGCACCACGACAGCGACGAGCTGCGGGCCCTGCTGACCACACCCGCCGACGGGAACCTCGACGCCCTGGCCGTCGGCACCGCGGTCAACAGCGTCCGCAACAACGGCCCCCACCTGCTGGACCCGGCCCTCCCCCAGGACCTCCCCGGGGGCTGA
- a CDS encoding putative quinol monooxygenase yields MTQPFTLVGTAHPKPERTEDLRRLLLSFVEPTRQEPGCLEYHFHEDRNEPGVFVFYEAWRSEADLNAHLALPHLRDFWERRMDYLERDLEIRYLTMHSPYDPREERAENNALIVDNVHAPHGH; encoded by the coding sequence ATGACCCAACCCTTCACCCTCGTCGGCACAGCCCACCCCAAGCCCGAGCGCACGGAGGACCTGCGCCGGCTCCTGCTCTCGTTCGTCGAGCCGACCCGGCAGGAGCCCGGCTGCCTGGAGTACCACTTCCACGAGGACCGCAACGAGCCGGGCGTGTTCGTCTTCTACGAGGCATGGCGAAGCGAGGCGGATCTGAACGCCCACCTCGCCCTCCCCCACCTCCGGGACTTCTGGGAGCGGCGCATGGACTACCTGGAGCGCGATCTGGAGATCCGCTACCTCACGATGCACAGTCCCTACGACCCGCGCGAGGAGCGGGCCGAAAACAATGCCCTCATCGTCGACAATGTCCATGCACCGCATGGACATTGA
- a CDS encoding cold-shock protein, with protein sequence MAQGTVKWFNAEKGFGFIEQDGGGPDVFAHYSNIQSQGFRELQEGQRVSFDVTQGQKGPQAENIVPA encoded by the coding sequence ATGGCACAGGGAACTGTGAAGTGGTTCAACGCCGAAAAGGGCTTCGGCTTCATCGAGCAGGACGGCGGCGGCCCCGACGTCTTCGCCCACTACTCGAACATCCAGTCCCAGGGCTTCCGTGAGCTCCAGGAAGGCCAGCGGGTCTCCTTCGACGTGACGCAGGGCCAGAAGGGCCCGCAGGCGGAGAACATCGTCCCCGCCTGA
- a CDS encoding GNAT family N-acetyltransferase yields the protein MTTISVRRLASDDWPLYRTLRLAALADAPEAFGSTLEQEQAFTEEAWRERLARRNQFVAEDGDRARGLIGIVPDAPGTAQLVSMWVHPAARGRGAADLLVRAVLQWASDHGIPQVELWVTEGNGHAERLYARHGFQRDGRVQPVREGEPGLEFGMVRSGPVGDGHTDATAGSRR from the coding sequence ATGACGACGATCTCCGTGCGGCGGCTGGCATCGGATGACTGGCCCCTCTACCGCACGCTTCGCCTGGCGGCGCTGGCGGACGCCCCCGAGGCATTCGGTTCCACTCTGGAGCAGGAGCAGGCGTTCACGGAGGAGGCGTGGCGCGAGCGCCTCGCCCGACGCAATCAGTTCGTCGCGGAGGACGGTGACCGGGCGCGCGGACTGATCGGCATCGTTCCGGACGCGCCGGGCACCGCCCAGCTCGTGTCGATGTGGGTACACCCTGCCGCACGCGGGCGCGGAGCCGCCGACCTGTTGGTGCGGGCGGTGTTGCAGTGGGCTTCGGACCACGGCATTCCGCAGGTGGAGCTGTGGGTGACGGAGGGCAACGGACACGCGGAACGGCTCTACGCCCGCCATGGCTTCCAGCGGGACGGGCGGGTGCAACCCGTACGGGAAGGGGAGCCCGGGCTGGAGTTCGGCATGGTCCGCTCCGGGCCCGTAGGGGACGGCCACACCGATGCGACGGCGGGGAGCCGGAGGTAG